The following are encoded in a window of Natrononativus amylolyticus genomic DNA:
- a CDS encoding DsrE/DsrF/DrsH-like family protein, whose protein sequence is MSTDTPTTTDDADDVDLEVRVEELEEQLAALEADTDDRKKMTIVATQGTLDMAYPPLILASTAAAFDWEVIVFHTFWGLDILHEEKSRDLKLSAVGNPSMPMPNALAALPGMDAMATKMMRKKIDENGTATIEELIDLSLESGVDLQACQMTIELMEYDEEDFYDGVTTGVGAATALQHMAESDVQLLV, encoded by the coding sequence ATGAGCACGGATACCCCCACGACGACCGACGACGCCGACGACGTCGACCTCGAGGTACGGGTCGAGGAGCTCGAGGAGCAACTGGCGGCGCTCGAGGCTGACACTGACGATCGAAAGAAGATGACGATCGTCGCTACCCAGGGGACTCTCGACATGGCCTACCCGCCGCTCATCCTCGCGAGCACGGCGGCGGCCTTCGACTGGGAGGTCATCGTCTTTCACACGTTCTGGGGCCTCGATATCCTGCACGAGGAGAAGTCCCGGGACCTCAAACTGAGCGCCGTCGGCAACCCAAGCATGCCGATGCCGAACGCGCTCGCCGCGCTCCCCGGGATGGACGCGATGGCGACGAAGATGATGCGAAAGAAGATCGACGAGAACGGTACCGCCACGATCGAGGAGCTGATCGACCTCTCGCTCGAGAGCGGTGTCGACCTCCAGGCCTGCCAGATGACCATCGAACTGATGGAGTACGACGAGGAGGACTTCTACGACGGCGTCACCACCGGCGTCGGTGCGGCCACCGCCCTCCAGCACATGGCGGAGTCCGACGTCCAGCTGCTCGTCTGA